Proteins from one Mercurialis annua linkage group LG7, ddMerAnnu1.2, whole genome shotgun sequence genomic window:
- the LOC126656982 gene encoding uncharacterized protein LOC126656982 — protein MVDESRDNSVNEQMAIMVRYVDDHGEILERFLSVEHEADTSSHTLKQTIDNFFAKYGLLISRLRGQAYDGASNMHREFNGLKSLILNENPYARYVHCFAHQLQLAVVAVAKTLPIVENSFSYLSMLVNTVGASCKRKDALRQSQHDLMVTKLENGEISSGRGLHQETSLVRPGDTRWGSHYQTILCILLIWSSVMEVLGNVHDDATGSKEKGAALGLLYRMENFEFVFTLHLMKKFLAIINGLSQVLQEKNQNNVNALDMFCVTNYIDVPNLEDNLPNRWRSKREGQTITYSHRFCVEIFSEVIDVIVQEMNDRFSEGNLELLSCLTCLDPRQSFSRFDALKLHRLAELYPEVFSTFDLILLSDQLKIYIHDVRQNADFVELVGIGELTKKLVETEKYTVYPLIYRLIELALVLPVSTASVERAFSAMNIIKTNLRNKMGDEFLSDSYHVLLRNKFL, from the exons ATGGTTGACGAATCCCGTGATAATTCAGTGAATGAACAAATGGCAATTATGGTGAGATATGTTGATGATCATGGAGAGATTCTCGAGAGGTTTCTTTCAGTTGAGCATGAAGCAGATACTTCATCACATACTTTAAAGCAAACTATTGACAATTTTTTTGCAAAGTACGGACTTTTAATATCTAGACTGCGAGGGCAAGCATATGATGGGGCGTCAAACATGCATAGAGAATTCAACGGTTTAAAGTCACTCATACTTAATGAGAATCCTTATGCTAGGTATGTTCATTGTTTTGCTCACCAGCTTCAACTAGCGGTTGTTGCTGTTGCAAAAACATTACCGATAGTTGAGAATTCATTTAGTTATTTATCCATGCTTGTGAACACTGTTGGAGCTTCATGTAAAAGAAAAGATGCACTCAGACAAAGCCAACATGATCTTATGGTCACAAAATTGGAAAATGGTGAAATCTCTTCAGGACGAGGGTTGCATCAAGAGACGAGTCTTGTAAGACCTGGAGACACAAGATGGGGTTCTCATTATCAAACGATACTTTGCATATTATTAATATGGTCTTCAGTAATGGAAGTGCTTGGAAATGTTCATGATGATGCGACTGGTTCAAAGGAAAAAGGTGCAGCTTTGGGTTTACTATATCGaatggaaaattttgaattcgTATTCACCTTGCATTTGATGAAAAAATTCTTGGCAATTATAAATGGATTATCACAAGTTTTGCAagagaaaaatcaaaataatgtTAATGCTTTGGACATG TTTTGTGTTACAAATTATATCGACGTACCTAATTTGGAAGATAATTTACCGAATCGTTGGCGGTCAAAACGTGAAGGTCAAACTATAACATATTCTCATCGTTTCTGTGTGGAAATATTTTCTGAg GTTATTGATGTGATTGTGCAAGAGATGAATGACCGTTTCTCTGAAGGAAATCTCGAGTTGCTTTCTTGCTTAACCTGTCTTGATCCAAGACAATCGTTTTCTAGGTTTGATGCCTTGAAATTGCATCGTCTTGCCGAGCTTTATCCGGAAGTTTTTTCtacatttgatttgattttgttgAGTGATCAATTGAAGATATACATACATGATGTGAGGCAAAATGCTGATTTTGTTGAACTTGTGGGAATCGGGGAACTTACAAAGAAGCTGGTTGAAACAGAGAAGTACACTGTTTACCCTCTTATTTATCGATTGATTGAATTGGCATTGGTTTTGCCAGTTTCAACTGCTTCAGTTGAAAGGGCATTTTCAGCAATGAATATCATCAAGACCAATTTGCGTAATAAAATGGGGGATGAATTTCTAAGCGACAGCTATCATGTTTTATTGAGAAACAAATTTTTGTGA